A DNA window from Tachysurus fulvidraco isolate hzauxx_2018 chromosome 4, HZAU_PFXX_2.0, whole genome shotgun sequence contains the following coding sequences:
- the LOC113660962 gene encoding ladderlectin-like encodes MKVWIMCVLLCAAFTLRTATAEAIETGHEQDQKLPEVTTELAVEQLVDADEDKEEALKADAAAEVKFGFCPPGWIKYESRCFRLMRSSVSWLNAEARCAAEQSRLASVRNIAEYKFLQNLLEMAGFSHAWIGAYNFQGSWLWVDTARFYYTNWYSLSSVSSYPCAVMRNNVGWSNTNCGSGYPYICAIDLNTC; translated from the exons ATGAAGGTTTGGATTAtgtgtgtgctgctgtgtgCTGCCTTTACACTGAGGACTGCCACAG CTGAAGCAATTGAGACTGGACATGAACAGGATCAGAAACTTCCAG AGGTAACAACTGAACTGGCTGTTGAGCAGTTGGTTGATGCAG ATGAGGATAAGGAGGAAGCTCTCAAAGCAGATGCTGCTGCTGAAG TTAAGTTTGGCTTCTGTCCACCTGGATGGATTAAATATGAATCACGCTGCTTTCGACTCATGAGATCAAGTGTCTCCTGGCTCAATGCTGAG GCACGGTGTGCAGCTGAACAGTCACGATTGGCATCTGTTCGCAACATTGCAGAATATAAATTCCTGCAGAATTTGCTAGAAATGGCTGGTTTTTCACATGCTTGGATTGGTGCTTACAACTTCCAG GGATCATGGCTATGGGTTGACACAGCTCGGTTCTACTACACCAACTGGTACTCACTGAGCAGTGTGTCCAGCTACCCATGTGCTGTCATGAGGAACAAtg TTGGCTGGTCCAACACTAACTGTGGAAGTGGATATCCATACATCTGTGCTATTGACTTAAATACATGTTAA
- the frmd6 gene encoding FERM domain-containing protein 6: MSKLTFHNNKTMQDRRCVCVFLPNDETLNVIVSVKTLCQELLEQVCDLLRLKDCHLFGLSVVQNNEHIYMELEQKLSKYCPKEWKREASKGIDQFGPPMIVHFRAQYYVENGRLISDRMARYYYYWHLRKQVLQSQCVQREEAYFLLAAFALQADLGNYKRNKHFNSYFQPESYFPSWVITKRGRDYILRHIPNMHKEQFALTASEAQLKYIKQAALLDDVTVHYYRLYKDKKELEASLTLGLTLRGIQIFQNVGSVRQLLYDFPWTNVGKLVFVGKRFEILPDGLPSARKLIYYTGCPLRSRHLLQLLSNSHRLYMNLQPVLKQVRRLEENEEKKQYRESYISDALELDMDQLDQRSRASGSSMGSVSRQKRFSRHSTTSHSSSHTSGIETDSFRTPAHTPHRPLRSHSSSNTSHASTHTSGIESSVKERGLDDDEIEMLVDDPKDYEELTDLALELSQDLCIHITEDMLTSAQSNGYSGLVVKEVSSSTSSSSETVVKMKGQSIESLPQMVSGRKSQNSTDRHSQSLDDIRLYQRNSPEWVEPSQDSAHSYTFGCVEELSNGYQGVAEQRVGICDDQHPFPIKRTNKYFSLDLSTEEVPEFVV; encoded by the exons ATGAGCAAATTGACGTTCCACAACAACAAGACCATGCAGGATcgccgttgtgtgtgtgtgtttctcccaAATGATGAAACACTCAACGTCATTGTCAGT GTGAAGACTTTGTGTCAGGAATTGTTGGAGCAGGTATGTGATCTTCTCCGACTGAAGGACTGTCATCTGTTTGGCCTCAGCGTTGTTCAGA ataatgaGCACATCTATATGGAACTGGAACAGAAGCTGTCGAAATACTGTCCTAAGGAATGGAAGCGAGAAGCGAGCAAG GGAATTGATCAATTTGGGCCTCCAATGATTGTGCACTTTAGAGCTCAGTACTATGTGGAGAATGGCAGGCTTATCAG TGATCGCATGGCaaggtattattattactggCACTTGAGGAAGCAAGTTCTGCAGTCCCAATGTGTCCAGCGGGAGGAGGCCTATTTCTTGCTAGCTGCATTTGCTCTTCAGGCAGATCTGGGAAACTACAAACgaaataaacactttaactcCTACTTTCAGCCTGAGTCCTACTTTCCTTCCTGG GTGATCACTAAGAGGGGGAGAGACTATATTCTGCGGCATATTCCTAATATGCATAAGGAACAGTTTGCTCTCACCGCATCAGAGGCTCAATTGAAATACATCAAACAAGCAGCACTCCTGGATGATgtcactgtacactactatcGCCTTTATAAG GATAAGAAAGAATTGGAGGCATCTTTAACTCTGGGGCTTACTCTGCGTGGTATCCAGAtctttcag AATGTGGGCAGTGTCCGGCAGCTTCTATATGATTTCCCCTGGACCAACGTGGGCAAACTTGTATTTGTG GGGAAAAGGTTTGAGATCTTGCCTGATGGTTTGCCCTCTGCTAGAAAGCTCATCTACTACACTGGCTGTCCACTGCGTTCCCGCCATCTCCTACAGTTACTTAGCAACAGCCACCGCCTTTACATGAACCTTCAGCCCGTGCTTAAACAAGTCCGACGCCTAGAGGAGAACGAAG AAAAAAAGCAGTATCGGGAGTCATATATTAGTGATGCTCTGGAGTTGGACATGGATCAGCTAGACCAGCGATCTCGTGCTAGTGGCAGCAGCATGGGCAGTGTTTCACGCCAAAAACGTTTCTCACGTCACTCCACAACCAGCCACAGCAGCTCACACACGTCGGGTATCGAAACCGACAGCTTCCGTactccagcacacacaccacaccggCCACTCCGCTCACACTCCTCCTCCAATACCAGCCacgccagcacacacacttctggTATCGAGAGCAGTGTCAAGGAGCGAGGCCTGGATGATGATG AGATTGAGATGTTGGTCGACGATCCTAAAGACTATGAAGAACTCACTGATTTAGCATTGGAGCTCAGTCAGGACCTCTGCATTCATATTACTGAGGACATGTTAACATCTGCACAAAGCAACGGCTACTCAG GCCTAGTTGTGAAGGAAGTAAGTTCATCAACATCGAGTTCGTCTGAGACTGTAGTGAAAATGAAAGGCCAAAGCATTGAATCACTCCCTCAG ATGGTGTCAGGCAGGAAATCTCAGAACTCCACAGACAGGCACAGCCAATCACTAGATGATATCCGTCTGTACCAGAGGAATTCCCCAGAGTGGGTGGAGCCCTCACAGGACTCTGCCCACAGTTACACATTTGGTTGTGTGGAGGAGCTTAGCAATGGTTACCAGGGAGTGGCGGAACAGCGGGTTGGTATCTGTGATGACCAACACCCTTTTCCCATCAAAAGAACCAACAAGTACTTCTCTCTGGACCTGAGTACAGAGGAGGTGCCCGAGTTTGTTGTGTGA
- the LOC125141014 gene encoding FERM domain-containing protein 6-like, protein MDQLDQPSRASGSSMGSVSRQKRFSRHSTTSHSSPHSSSNTSHASTHTSGIESSVKERGLDDDEIEMLVDDPKDNEELTDLAFELSQDLCIHITEDMLTSAQSNGYSGTSTLIQ, encoded by the exons ATGGATCAGCTGGACCAGCCATCTCGTGCTAGCGGCAGCAGCATGGGCAGTGTTTCACGCCAAAAACGTTTCTCACGTCACTCCACAACCAGCCACAGCAGCCCACACTCCTCTTCCAATACCAGCCatgccagcacacacacttctggTATCGAGAGCAGTGTCAAGGAGCGAGGCCTGGATGATGATG AGATTGAGATGTTGGTCGATGACCCTAAAGACAATGAAGAACTCACTGATTTAGCATTTGAGCTCAGTCAGGACCTTTGCATTCATATCACTGAGGACATGTTAACATCTGCACAAAGCAACGGCTACTCAGGTACAAGTACACTCATACAATAA